atcttcaatgcccttgctgatggaaggttttcactcaaaatctcacgatacatgaccccattcattctttcctttacacggatcagtcgtcctggtccctttgcagaaaaacagccccaaagcgtgatgtttccacccccatgcgtcacagtaggtatggtgttctttggatgcaactcagcattctttgtcctccaaacatgacgagttgagtttttaccaaaatgttctattttcgtttcatctgacatcatccaaatgctctctagcaaacttcagacgggcctggcacagcaggatttgagtccctggcggcgtagtgtgttactgatggtaggctttgttactttggtcccagctctctgcaggccattcactaggtccccccgtgtggttctgggatctgtgatcattttgaccccacgggtgagatcttgcttggagtcccagatcgagggagattatcagttgtcttgtatgtcttccatttcctaataattgctcccacagttgatttcttcaaaccaagctgcttacctattgcagtcagtcttcccagcctggtgcaggtctacaattctgtttctggtgtcctttgacagctctttggtcttggccatagtggagtttggagtgtgactgtttgttgtggacaggtgtcttttatactgataacaagttcaaaatggtgccattaatacaggtaacgagtggatgaaagaggagcctcttaaagaagttacaggtctgagagccagaaatcttgcttgtaggtgaccaaacacttattttccaccttaatttgcatatacattcattaaaaatcctacaatgttactttctggattttttttctaattttgtctgtcgtagttgaagtctacccatgatgaaaattacaggcctcatctttttaagtgggagaacttgcacaattggtggctgactaaatacttttttgccccactgtagcttgCAACATCAGATCAAATCAGTTTCTCTATTAACCCAAAACTGTCCGGTTCTATTAGATTTCTCCCCTGCGTACGCAAAATCTAATTCAGTGTCATAGTGGGACTGCTTCAGCGTATGATTAGCCAGTCGTAAATTGTATTAGCATTTGTCCTGTTAGGGTCAGAAAATGAGTGGTCAGTTAATTATTAATCACCCTGCAGATGTTACCATAAAGTGAAATTCAGGCACAATAAGTTGGGCTGTATGTATTTGTAAGTAGTGCTAGACTGATTAGTGCCGGTGCAGGAGTGCCACAATACCTTATAGAAAATGACCTGAGAGGAATAGGAGCTCAAGCAGAACATTTTAGGTGACCTCTTGCCCAAGTCGAGCACTGCTTGCAAGATCATTCAGTTTGGCCATTATCAATACAAAACATTCAATAGGATGCTCACAACCAACTTCGTGGGGCTAAATATTGCTCACCAGCCAGTCAAGACGAATATACAAATCTTTATTTATAGTAAGTAAAACATGCATAGGTGGCATTAGTGGATCAATATTAGCTGTGTTGGTATCATTGCACACTCAGAGGCTGATTCGCTTTGACTTTGTTGAAAAGGTAGTCCATCAGTTTCTAATTGAGAAAGATCAGTGAGAATTAATTGCAGGTGATAAATGATTCATTTCAAGATTAAATGAACAGAACACATTTTACCATCAACTTCTGCATCTGGAGGACAGCCATGTCATCCAGTAACCCGATGTCGACATCTTCAACAGTATCATCCGAGAGGCACAATGTCTTGGGAGAAAATGAGTGACTGGTTTAGACTGCTCGACCTACCTTAAAGCCCAACAACCTCAATATGAAACGTTACCTCTCCATGGGATGTAGAGATCATTACATGTGGAGACAATCCAGGCAGGGAGCAATACAGGTAGTCGTCACTGGCTGAGCGCAAAACAGATCTAGAAACATGGAGAATTTAGGACAGAATTAGTTTGATTAACTCAAGCATACCTTAAAAAGATGAGTTTGTAAACTGCAGTCGACAACTGATATTTTGGACCCAGTAATTGCAGATAAACTGCAGTTATACTACactgactgcaatctttttttccATAAGGGATTTTGATAAGTGAAGACAAACCTGGgtttcgttccagtcagtggagACTGATCACTGATTTTGGCAAGACGAGTTTTGGTTCtttttgtgtttgtgggtgtggcACACCTGCAAGAACAAATGAGCAGAATCAACCAGAAGACGTTTCAGCGAACACGACTGAATGAGTTCAAATTGGGTGTTTGAGTGGTGGGCTTGAACAACTAGCAACCACCAGTTGCTCACCAGGAATGATTAATATATAGGGAGTTACCGTAGGCTTCCAGTGCTGGAGCTATTGGCAAGTGACCTGGCTTTCTTGGAACCCTTTAGAACAAAAATACACAATTTAGTCAATTTTCTAAGTGGAAATGCCCAGATTACCTTTTCACACAGCCTAATGACACGCAAATAAAGTCGAGCTAAACTATACCTAGCTCTGCCTAACGCCGTGAACGATCCGAGACAAGGCAGGAAGGGCTTTCCACACCAGCAAACGGAACATAAAATTACCATCTCAATTAGAATCGGGCAGAAATAATATTTCAATCAGTTAGAACCAATTGCCCGTCATAGCTGTGAGGTCTGGGATCCGCTCACCAacaaagaattcacaaaatgcgGCACACCAAATTGAGAGtccgcatgcagaattctgcaaaaaaacaCGTGTACAAACGTAAGACAGCAAATAACACATGCCGAATTAGgtcgctaattatcaaaatacagaaaagcgccgttaaattctacaactacCTTAAAGGAAGTATAAAATAAAGCCATCACCAACAGTGATTGACctgaagagtcccctaagcatgcTGGTCCAGGGGCCCTGTTCACAAAACAGACCCCAGAGCCCGAAGACCGCTTCAGCCACACAAATCATGAAAACAAAATAATTACTTAACATTGGAAATACTAACAAAAAAACTGCACAAACTAGAATGCTAGTTGGACCTAAACTACAGTGGTAGAATACCaggccactgtgactgacccaaacttaaggaaagctttgaccatGTATCGACTCAGTGAGCAGTCTTGCTATTGAGAGGCCGCCATAGcccgtcttctcttgagagccaggtttgcttatgtgcacactgcccacaacacgaggtggaaactgagctgcacctcCTAACCTCCTACCAAATATATGACCATAGAGACATTTCCCTCATTACACAGTCCCTCAAATAACTCACACCAATCAAGTTCTGATAAACTCCCATagctattgggtgaaataccagtgtgccatcacagcagcaagatgtgtgaccggttgccacaagaaaaggtcaaccagtgaacacagcattgtaaatacaacccatgtttattttcttttttgtactttatttgcacattattataacACTACATAgccatgacatttgaaatgtattccTTTGAAACTTGAGTAATGTTTACTGCATCTTTAATTGTTTATCCATTTCGTGCTTTGGAAATgtaaaacatgtttcccatgccaataaagccctttgaattgctAGCTACCTTTGATGGTTCTGTTGTAGCCTTCCTTTTATGAGCCGATGCACCTTCACTCACTTTCACTACAGAAATAAGAAAAATGTATAATTAACGACAAGTTCATATCCTTTTTAACTAGAGGAAATAAACCATTACCTTTACTAAGCTTCCTAGTGAGAGGCTGGTGAATCTCGGGTGATTCGGTCTGGAAATCAAATTAAAAGTTAGCTGCTCACATTTCCACAGTACACCACAAGGAAGCAGCATTAACCCATTTACAGCCGGTCTGATAATCCATGTTTAGTCCTACCTTTATGGCGATGGTGACTTCACCTGCAGAAATGTCATCCGCTAGGAAAGGACGGGGGGAAACAACTGAAATAAAGTCATCACGCATGCATGCATTCATTCCAAGAAATATTTAAAATACAATTGGAAAATCACACCATTAATTAAATCTATTATCACTGTTTTTTGAAGCGCAGGTGGCATTTTCATCAATTCCACTTTAAAAACCCGATCGACTGTTGCAAGAGTCTGCTCCAATTTAGCCTCCATCTCATTTATACGGTCCTGTGCTGTAAAGGGGCAACATAGTGAATTCAGTTAATTTGAGGAAAACGGACGGTAGGGATGGGCCTACTATGAAATTAGTACCTTCTTTCTCAAACTGTTGAATAAAAAGCACCCCTTGCTTTTGGCGTATCTCCTTGCTAATTTGCCCATCTGACTGATTGCTGACTTTCCTTATCCTTCTTGGTGCCATGGTTTCATCAGCGTggcttttttttctccccctgcTACCACATCTCCTGAACACTGATTTATAACCTTAAGGACACCAGGTGCTCCTGGTGCACCAGTTAATTAACCTTAAATTAAACCTAGAATCCACCTGAGGCCACTAATAACTCAACTCACTAACCATTAGTGCTGGGCTAGGAAAAAACTGTGCACCCTTGTCCTGTGGGGCAATCTAATATACATTTAAAATATAGCCAAGTTTAAGATCTACCAACAGTTCAGCACTCAGTACTGGAAAGCTGGTGTTCTCTTCGGTGGAAGTGTGACATGCAGGTATTCAATGACTGGTGGAGAGTGAATTGTCCTCCTGTATTAGATGGTAGACTGTTTATTGTTGAACTGTGTCATTGTAGTTTTTGATGTTTGGGTAAATGGCAAAACATTAGATTCAGTAGTTTCCCCAAGTACAATCATTAAATTAAATTCATATCGCATGAAACTGAATCTCTGGATACATCTTCAGAGACCATTTATGCGTTTACAcatgcagcccaattctgatcttttttcccactaattggtcttttgactaaTCACATCTCTTTTTACAGATAAAAAATATCagtattgggctgcctgtgtaaatgcatcCTTCGTTTCAGACAAATTATATTTAATCATCTCTCAAAATGGATCTCAAAAGTATTTATTgtacaaaacaaataaaaaatgcaaATCTGGAATTATGAAAAAAATTATGCATATCCAAAACAAGGAAAAACAGGGGTTAACAGCCTTATTTCAGTTAGAAAcgacagttaaagtcggaagtttacatacacttaggttggagtcattaaaactcgtttttcaaccactccacacatttcttgttaacaaactatatttttggcaagtcagttaggacatctactttgtgcatgacacaagtaatttttccaacaattgtttacagattatttcacttataattcactgtatcacaattccagtgggtcagaaattacatacactaagttgactgtgtctttaaacagcttggaaaattccagacaacTATGTCATGgctttgaagcttctgataggctaattgacctaatttgagtcaataggaggtgtacctgtagatgtatttcaaggcctaccttcaaactcagtgcctctttgcttgacatcatgggaaaatcaaaagaaatcagccaagacctcagaaacaaaaattgtagacctccacaagtttggttcatccaaatgcctgaaggtaccacgttcatctgtacaaacaatagtacacaagtataaacaccatgggaccatgcagctgtcataccgctcaggaaggagatgggttcggtctccttgagatgaacgtacttcggtgcgaaaagtgcaaatcaatcccagaacagcagcaaaggaccatgtgaagatgctggaggaaaccggtacagaagtatctatagccacagtaaaacgagtcctatatcgacataaccttaaaggctgctcagcaaggtagaaaccactgctccaaaaccgccataaaaaagccagactacggtttgcaactgcacgtggggacaaagatcgtactttttggggaaatgtcctctggtccgatgaaacttaaaacagaactgtttggccataatgaccattgttatgtttagaggaaaaagggggaggcttacaagccgaagaacaccatcccaaccgagaAGCAtgggggttggcagcatcatgttgtgggggtgctttgctgcaggaggaactggtgcacttcctcatgatgccatctattttgtggaagaaaattatgtggatatattgaagcaacatctcaagacatcagtcaggaagttaaagcatggttgcaaatgggtcttccaaatggacaatgaccccaagcatacttccaaagttgtggcaaaatggcttaaggacaacaaagtcaaggtattggagtggccatcacaaagaactgacctcaatcctttagaaaatgtgtgggcagaactgaaaaagtgtgtgcgagcaaggaggcctacaaacctgactccgttacaccagctctgtcaggaggaatgggctaaaattaacaatttaaaggcaatgcatactaattgagtgtatgtaaacttctgacccactgggaataaatcattccctctactattactctgacatttcacattcttaaaataaagtggtgatcttaactgacctaagacagggaatttttactaggattaaatgtcaggaattgtgaaactaaGTTTAAAATTTGGCTacggtatgtaaacttccgacttcaaattaTATTTATATGCACATTGATGttgaacccaaaaccttttccaGTTGCAGTTAACTTTCAGCTCATGAAGAATGATGAATACAAACCAGGCAAACAAATGAAAACAAACATATAGcagaatttttaaaaaaaaatcattcatAAAATATGAATTTGCTGACATTCTCAAAAGCCACTCAATGTAAATTATAGCTTGTCGCCATTGAAGGCACCTCATTGCTGTCAAATGGTTAAAAACAATTCATGTTTTGAGGTCAGTCGAGTTTCATACATCGAATGGCTGCCAAGGTCATTCAGCATTAAATTACATACAAAAATAGAAATGAGATGTTTTGGTGTCAGAATAAAAGTTGCCCGAATTCATTGGTTTAACTGAAGCTTTTAGACAGCCTTATGTGGGTCACTGCGCTCATCTCCCACCTACAAAAAATGAAATTGTAGTGTTTCACTTCACAATGACATTTCCTGCAGTTTGCAGAAAGATAGATATGGGCAGAAGGTTTCCCACAAACattttacaaacaaaaaaacaaagtgCATTCAACCCACCATCTGAGATGTAACCGTACTCCCTTTCtcagttgtgatacaaatgtgaGTGACAGCCATAAAGCCACCGTCAGTAAAAAGCGTAAACAATCTATGCAATAAATAGCCTAATATGGGGACAAGGCCGATATACAGAATTACCAGAACCTACATTTCCCTTAACTCTTCAATTAGTAGCACACAAAACAACTGCATTTCCTTCCAACTAGGCACCCGAGAGTACAGACATTCACCctcccaaaaaaaaaaaaaaaatgatccaAGTGCAACAGACACCTCAGATCAGTGTCACGCGAGACACGTACTGTGTGGGTAAACATGTGCCCAACAGGAAGCTACGCAGGCTCAAAGCTGTATGACTTGGACTGATAGGATGTTATGTTAGAAATGGGTTTTGGACAAGAGCTGATGTAGCAGCACTCATTGTCCCGGAGTCCATGACCTACATAAACAACCCCTGTTCCATTTGGCACACTGAAAAAGGTACAGCTGGTTCTAAGATAATATTTGCACTTTACAGTGCCCCATTGCGTCGAGCTCTCACACAAAATGCCTCTTAAGGAGACAGAAAAGACTCAAGACGGATAGAAAATACAAAACAGTGTAAACTTCTCGGGcacaaaaacaagtaaatggAGTGCTAGAGAAAATGTCATCAGAACATTGTGTCCCATTTCCCAGTGCGTCCTCTATAATAGAGCACCTTTGAGTACATCACAAAGTACATTGCTTTagtgttaaaggggcaatcagttGTAGTTACAATAAAACGTCCTCACTGCCAGTTTCAATAAAAATCTGAGGGATGGGATTGGAGAATTGTAACCAAATTCATAgccagagctatggatgcaaggactgatcatccatgatatcaacattacagttttaaccatgttaaggctatatagtgtttgtttacatttacgatgcttatattttgggttctgatcgGGTACGACAGCTTATGAGGCATGCCCAAGttgtattcttcaagaatcaaatgGGTACATCGATTTACAATTTCATTTAGAAGCCCTAAAATGTTTGtggcaactgcagattgcccctttaacatcTCTGTACAGACGGCATTGTTTCTCCCCACACTTTTACCTCGTCTGACAAAGGCACAATGTCTCTTAAAAACACAAGTACTGTTCCTAAAATCAGATAAAACGTCAAGCAATCATAGGTTACACTAGTATAGTTAAAAAAGGGGTTACTTTCTTTACATGAGCGTTAGTCGATACCTCCGTAAACGCTGTTTTTGTTACGCGTGTTAAACGTTCTCAAACGGGGACTATCTGAACTGTTCTA
This sequence is a window from Oncorhynchus clarkii lewisi isolate Uvic-CL-2024 chromosome 26, UVic_Ocla_1.0, whole genome shotgun sequence. Protein-coding genes within it:
- the LOC139384382 gene encoding borealin-2-like isoform X2, translated to MAPRRIRKVSNQSDGQISKEIRQKQGVLFIQQFEKEADDISAGEVTIAIKTESPEIHQPLTRKLSKVKVSEGASAHKRKATTEPSKGSKKARSLANSSSTGSLRCATPTNTKRTKTRLAKISDQSPLTGTKPRSVLRSASDDYLYCSLPGLSPHVMISTSHGETLCLSDDTVEDVDIGLLDDMAVLQMQKLMKLMDYLFNKVKANQPLSVQ
- the LOC139384382 gene encoding borealin-2-like isoform X1; this encodes MAPRRIRKVSNQSDGQISKEIRQKQGVLFIQQFEKEAQDRINEMEAKLEQTLATVDRVFKVELMKMPPALQKTVIIDLINADDISAGEVTIAIKTESPEIHQPLTRKLSKVKVSEGASAHKRKATTEPSKGSKKARSLANSSSTGSLRCATPTNTKRTKTRLAKISDQSPLTGTKPRSVLRSASDDYLYCSLPGLSPHVMISTSHGETLCLSDDTVEDVDIGLLDDMAVLQMQKLMKLMDYLFNKVKANQPLSVQ